TGTGATAAGACCGTGCCAATTCTGGCAGTATGCCTTGAATGTAGGCTCTGTTTTTACAGCTTCTGCTGCAAAGTATAATCAAACCCATAgccaataatatgaataaaatgatagtACCAATGCTGGTTAAGTTAGCTCTACCAAACCAATTTTGGGGATccagggaagataaagttgcttcCCAATTTGCAGCTATGTTTGCAGCTTCATTCTCATATACAATTTGGTCTAATTTGTTGATCTGCTGTTGCAATTTAATAATGTCCAAGGTGCTGTTATGGCTTCCCCAAGCACCCTTGATGTGCTGAACGACCAGTTGCCATTCATATGACACATTATCATATGGCAACGGAGTAATACAATAACCCGTTTGATTGTAATGACAGGGATAAGTAATCCTTGTGTGTaaagcttcaacctctttacctaaCCAAAACACAGCATCTTTTAAACTGTCCAGCTCATCTCTATAAGCTAAGTCAATACTCTGCTGAGTGTGCCATAATTTGGAAGAGTTAGACACCACTTCCTGTATGAACTCATGGTTCTGGATAGAGGAAGTTAATGCCAATGTTGCCGTGGTTAGTGATGTGATCATGGCAATTACTGAGACTACGGCTCCTATAATCTCCAAGACCATTCTCTTGGACCTATGTATAACCATGTTAAATGCCTTTTGAATGATGTGCACAGTAGGTGCAGATGCCCACGTCTCTGTCAAGTCGACAGGTACCCACATTAAAGGTGGATGATACATGATAGCAACATATGAATCTTGGTGTTTAGGACTAAGGCATTGATGTAGGCGGCATTTTGTGCAGTTGATCTCATATAGACcttggtcatttttaaaaattcgaaGGTTGTTACCTACTAGCATTACATAAGGAGCAAAAACACATGCAGTGACATTAACGTGACTGTCATACTCAAGATCAAGTCCTGAGTTCTTCACCTTGACCTTAAACTTGTATATCGGCTGCGTGGCAGCCACTATCTTCCACTGCGTGTTCTGTATAGGACCTGCTTCAATAGCAAGTCTAGAACCAGCCATGTCTACTTCTAGTAAGTCCtcaattttctgaaaattctgaCATGGCATGTGCCATTTCTCATAGTCAGTGTATTTGCCTAATCGCGTCAGTTGTTCAGAGCGACCACAACGTAACCTGGGTGCCCAATTGTAGATGTTAAAGTCTGTGGTTGCCGgcatcttaacctttctgggaaCTCGGACAGAACAATCTGTCCATGGCAACTCCTTTTGTACCGTACCTATCTGATTTGGACATAGGTACTTGTTAGCCGGGTGTTTAGGTTGGAACGTCTTACGTGCTAACTCATCTCCCATTCCTATCACACCCATGCCAACCCCTACATAACTGTTGTCAGTGGCATTTTTGACAATCCACGCTTGATGTCTGCGTGGTATACAGAAAGAATTACCAATAAACGAATTTctaaaagacatacaaaatggaGGATACACAGTAGATCCTGAATAATTGTACAGAGCTCCTTCAGACTCTAGAGGAACACGTTTGGCTAGAATAGGGTGTGGTAGCCAGTCCGTGTTGTTAACATATACCAGAGGGGGCTTGTCCCTCCAAGTTAACATTCTCAAAATAGGAGGTTTGGGCACGATGGACCAGTAGACTTCAGCATGACAGATGTTcagcaaagtcaaaatagtgaATGTCATCAGAGTAAATGTAATGTCAGTGTTCGGAGTGTGTGCATTCACCAGTGTTGCCTTCGATCCCGGTGCCCTGCGCTTGACCATCAGGTAGCTGACTGGAGACAGCAGCGATGCTCGTCTGCTTCTCGTCCTGGTCTCGGGCAGCCGGTGCGGTGCTAGACTGGTGAGCCTGTTCCTCTGCTCCCCTTGCATCTGGAAGTGGTCCCTTCCATGGTTTGAGATGCTTACTGGGAGTCCAGATCTCTCCATCATCTGTGGAAACACAAGCATATCCTCGACCCATCGTTATTAGTCTGTTCGGACCTCTGTAATCTTTGTCTCCTGGCAATCTCCAAAAAACCCAGGGCTGCTGCACCGTGTCCATTGTGTCATGACACTCAAAATGCGTCTGCATAGGTGTAGCATTCagcccttctgggatggagaaatgATTGAGAGTTAAAAGTACCATCCTTAACAATTTGTTAGGAATAATAGGTTTGGGTTTAGAGATGTCACCTTCATAAATTGTCAGgtactctcctttttgtttttgtatctggtTCTTGAGAGTCCTGTTAGCTCTCTCCACTATTGCTTGACCAGTGGAGTTACCTGGAATTCCAGTTTTGTGGTTTATATTCCACAGTTTGCAAAATTCTGCAAACCTTTTGCTGGTGTATGCAGTACCATTGTCAGTTTTTATCTGACTTGGAATGCCCAAATGCGCAAATGCTTCCAGCAAGTGTGCAATGACATGGGAAACTTTTTCTCCCGTTTGTGCCGTGGCCCATATGACCCTTGAGTATGTGTCAATTGTCACATGCACATACTTCCACCTTCCAAAAGGAGCATATTGAGTCACATCCATCTGCCAAAGCTGGTTCGCTTTGAGTCCTCGGGGATTAGCTCCTGGGGGAAGAGGTGTAGAGGAGAACTGGGCACACGAGCTGCATTGCTGGATTATCTCCTGTGCCTGTCTTTTAGTAATGTCAAATTGGCATTTGAGAGATTTCGCATTTTGGTGCAATAAAGAATGTGATCTAACTGCATCTTGAAAAGCAGATGCCACTAAGGTATCCACCTTAGCGTTTCCCTCCGAGAGAGGACCAGGGAGGTTAGTATGTGAACGaatatgtgttataaaaaatttgttcTGCCTTTGCCATATCACCATCTGGGTGGTACGGAACAAGAGATATAACTCTTCATCAGGTACAGGTTTAATCTTTGCTGTTTCTAGCGAATTAACCAAATTAACCACATATAATGAATCACAGATTATATTACAAGCTTGTACTACATCCCTTAGTACACTGCGAACTGCAGCCAATTCAGCTTTTTGTGGAGAGCCATAAGTAGTGTCTAATAACATTGTGCTATCCTGGACTACAGCTCCTGCTCTCCCATGTTTTGATGCATCTGTAAAAACGTTCACAGCATCTACAAGAGGATGCATGGATGTCattcttggaaaaataataggagTCAATTTTACAAACTGCAGTATCTTATTAGCAGGAATGTGATTATCTATCTGTCCTGTATAATCTGCAAAAGCAATTTGCCATGGCAAAGACTGTGCAAATAAATTCTGAACTTGCTCTCTTGTTATAGGCACATGAATTGTACTAGGATCTATGCCAGTTAACTGTCTTGCCCTTTTCCTGATCTGAGTTATCAGCAAAATGATAAGTTCTAGATAGCTAGTGAGGGATTTAGTTTGTTGATTGGCTAAATGAATCCATTCTATGATGTGTTGGTCCTGATGTAAAGCACCTGTGGGAGTATACCTTGTCTGTAGAACAGACGCTATTAAGGGTAATGATGGATCAATTCTATACAATCTGGCTTTTGACACCGCTTCTTCCACTACCTTTAACTCCTCCTCCGCTTTGGGAGACAGCGTTCTAGGGGATGATAAAGCAGCATCTCCCTTTAAAGTGGCATACAGGTTTTCCAACTGTCCTGtagagatttttagaaaaggtctgAGCCAATTAATATCACCTAACAATTTCTGGAAGTCGTTCAATGTATTCAGGGAATCTCTACGAATCTCAATTTTCTGTGGTCGGATCTCTTGATCATACACTAGTGTTCCTAGGTACTTGTAAGGGGGCGTggtttgaatcttttccttagaGATCACCAGATTTGCAGCTGTTAAAGCTTTGGTGGCGTCTGAGAGCAATATCTCCACCTCGCCACTAGATGGCGCCGCTAACAGAATGTCATCTACATATTGAAGTATGTGATATTTGGCGTGTTGGTATCTAACCTTTTCTAATGCATTAGCTACATATCTCTGACATAAACAGCTGCTTACACGAAGCCCTTGTGGAAGGCACAGCCATTCGAATCTTTTGAAAGGAGTACCATAATTTATTGAGGGTACAGAGAATGCAAATCTGTGACAATCTTGTGGGGACAGGCggatattgaaaaaacaatcctTCAAATCTATAACTATCAGCTTCCAGTTTATGGGAATCGGACCCGGGGAAGGTAATCCCGGTTGCCTTGTCCCCATGTCCACTAGCTGTTCATTGATCTTCCTAAGATCATGGACTAGCCTCCACTTCCCTGCCTTCTTTGGCACTAGAAAAATCGGGGTGTTCCAGGGACTGTTTGATTCTCGTATGTGACCTAAGCTTAATTGTTCCTGTATTATGGCTTCTAAATgtactaatttctccttagatATAGGCCATTGGTTAATCCAAATGGGTTTGGAATTTAACGACGTGATAGGGTCAGCGAATAGCGGGGCGATGCTTGCCGCACCCACAAATTCTGTGTGCATTTTGTCCGATGTGGTCAATGTTATGTTCATTGCGGACATCACCTCTCTGCCCCAAAGAGATTGGGCAATATCTAGTACATAAGGTTTAAAGATACCTCTATGTCCTTCACTATCAGACCACG
This sequence is a window from Monodelphis domestica isolate mMonDom1 chromosome 3, mMonDom1.pri, whole genome shotgun sequence. Protein-coding genes within it:
- the LOC107650290 gene encoding endogenous retrovirus group K member 18 Env polyprotein-like, with the protein product MMERSGLPVSISNHGRDHFQMQGEQRNRLTSLAPHRLPETRTRSRRASLLSPVSYLMVKRRAPGSKATLVNAHTPNTDITFTLMTFTILTLLNICHAEVYWSIVPKPPILRMLTWRDKPPLVYVNNTDWLPHPILAKRVPLESEGALYNYSGSTVYPPFCMSFRNSFIGNSFCIPRRHQAWIVKNATDNSYVGVGMGVIGMGDELARKTFQPKHPANKYLCPNQIGTVQKELPWTDCSVRVPRKVKMPATTDFNIYNWAPRLRCGRSEQLTRLGKYTDYEKWHMPCQNFQKIEDLLEVDMAGSRLAIEAGPIQNTQWKIVAATQPIYKFKVKVKNSGLDLEYDSHVNVTACVFAPYVMLVGNNLRIFKNDQGLYEINCTKCRLHQCLSPKHQDSYVAIMYHPPLMWVPVDLTETWASAPTVHIIQKAFNMVIHRSKRMVLEIIGAVVSVIAMITSLTTATLALTSSIQNHEFIQEVVSNSSKLWHTQQSIDLAYRDELDSLKDAVFWLGKEVEALHTRITYPCHYNQTGYCITPLPYDNVSYEWQLVVQHIKGAWGSHNSTLDIIKLQQQINKLDQIVYENEAANIAANWEATLSSLDPQNWFGRANLTSIGTIILFILLAMGLIILCSRSCKNRAYIQGILPELARSYHTRQLVPENVELNTTVP